Proteins encoded together in one Lathamus discolor isolate bLatDis1 chromosome 3, bLatDis1.hap1, whole genome shotgun sequence window:
- the CHRD gene encoding chordin isoform X8 yields the protein MRAALLLLLAVLLLLPGRAARPKLALPIRPDTDPLPPGGAAGCAFGGHFYALEETWHPDLGEPFGVMRCVICHCEPQRNRRGKPAGKVNCKNMKQDCPVPACPRATLLPGHCCHTCPKALPGPPEKSSALALDTFEYFQDKEDDLEKPYNDRSYLSSEGLARDDARTEFVALLTSGGSELWHPTSSAVAKARFTLLRSYLLFSISYERLGRPSRVRFSDPEGNVLFEHPVQKTAASEEGMLCGMWRTVSKANVQLLRGEQLRVSLVTRTQPSGEVHGHILKHRALFAETFSAILTSSDPTHLGAGGMAMLTLSDAENNLHFILMARGLLEPGAGESPSVPLRVRILHQGQTLREVHANITVEDPDFAEVLSELSARELQWLVQGQLRIVAETEGRHARQLAGTITTRRSCDTIQSVLCGADALLPTKTGAAGSAKLALHENGTLEYQVQVVGTASEVVGITLETKPRRKSKRNILFDMTPSYKDGLAWGTWQNPSARDAHMLLQNELFLNVATKDWAEGELRGQVISLPYSGLLARYTEMPVVLAGQLVSPPVGSGAGGHAWLSLDEHCHLHYEISVAGLGRPADGTISAHLHGVAELGEMGTRPHQHKRLLKGFYSTEAQGVVKDLDADLLQHLAQGTAFLQVSTKAHPNGEMRGRVHIPNQCHAGGTRLAPGEALGEAELPEGTKTRDLEQLKKDPNSCFFEGQHRAHGTRWAPDYDKKCSICSCQKRTVICDPILCQPLNCTRQVHPEELCCPICEEKKTGQEELKLERARDSSEGCYFDGDKTWRGSGTRWHPVVPPFGLIKCAICTCKGTTGEVHCEKVQCPRLTCANPVRASPSDCCKQCPAPEKSVPELADTMQADGPRACRFGRRWYLNNESWHPSVPPFGEMKCILCWCVSGETHCQRQECPPAACTSPARRDNPCCAKCRAPDAPVDAQEKVHEARAEARSR from the exons ATGCGCGCTgcgctgctcctgctgctcgccgtgctcctgctgctgcccggccgcgccgcccgccccaaGCTCGCCCTGCCCATCCGGCCCGACACGGACCCGCTGCCCCCCGGAGGGGCGGCAG GCTGCGCCTTCGGGGGTCACTTCTATGCCCTGGAGGAGACGTGGCACCCGGACCTGGGGGAGCCCTTCGGGGTCATGCGCTGCGTTATCTGCCACTGCGAGCCG CAGAGGAACCGCCGAGGGAAGCCAGCAGGAAAAGTGAACTGCAAGAACATGAAGCAGGACTGCCCGGTGCCAGCCTGCCCACGGGCCACGCTGCTGCCCGGGCACTGCTGCCACACCTGCCCCAAAG CTTTGCCAGGACCCCCAGAGAAGAGTTCTGCACTTGCCCTCGACACCTTCGAGTACTTCCAGGACAAGGAGGATGACCTGGAGAAGCCCTACAATGACCGCTCCTACCTCAGCTCCGAGGGGCTGGCCCGTGATGATGCCCGCACAG AGTTCGTGGCCTTGCTGACGAGCGGTGGCTCAGAGCTGTGGCACCCGACGTCCAGTGCGGTGGCCAAGGCTCGCTTCACCCTGCTGCGCTCCTACCTGCTCTTCTCCATCAGCTACGAGCG GCTGGGGCGGCCGAGCCGGGTGCGTTTCAGTGACCCTGAGGGCAATGTCTTGTTCGAACACCCCGTGCAGAAGACCGCTGCCTCCGAGGAGGGCATG CTCTGCGGGATGTGGAGGACAGTGTCCAAGGCCAACGTCCAGCTGCTGAGGGGGGAGCAGCTCCGAGTGTCCCTTGTCACCCGTACACAGCCCTCTGGAGAGGTCCATGGGCACATCCTCAAGCACCGGGCGCTCTTTGCTG AGACGTTCAGTGCCATCCTGACCTCATCGGACCCCACACACCTGGGTGCTGGGGGCATGGCCATGCTGACGCTGAGTGACGCAGAGAACAACCTGCACTTCATCCTCATGGCCCGGGGGCTGCTGGAGCCTGGTGCCGGGG AATCCCCCTCGGTTCCGCTGCGGGTGCGCATCTTGCACCAGGGCCAGACACTGCGGGAGGTCCATGCCAACATTACCGTGGAG GACCCTGACTTTGCGGAGGTGCTGAGCGAGCTCTCTGCCCGTGAGCTGCAGTGGTTGGTGCAGGGGCAGCTCCGCATCGTGGCTGAGACAGAGGGCCGGCACGCACGCCAGCTGGCAGGCACCATCACCACCCGCCGCAGCTGTGACA CCATACAAAGCGTGCTGTGTGGAGCAGATGCCTTGCTGCCAACCAAGACAGGGGCTGCAGGTTCGGCCAAGCTGGCACTGCACGAGAATGGCACCCTGGAGTACCAG GTGCAGGTGGTGGGCACTGCCAGTGAGGTGGTGGGCATCACGCTGGAGACCAAACCCCGGCGGAAGAGCAAGAGGAACATCCTGTTTGACATGACACCCAGCTACAAGGACGGGCTG GCCTGGGGCACCTGGCAGAACCCCAGTGCCCGCGATGCCCACATGCTGCTGCAGAATGAGCTCTTCCTCAACGTGGCCACCAAGGACTGGGCGGAGGGTGAGCTGCGGGGCCAAGTCATCTCCTTGCCCTACAGCGGGCTGCTTGCCCGCTACACAG AGATGCCCGTGGTGCTGGCGGGGCAGCTGGTGTCCCCCCCGGTGGGCAGCGGTGCGGGGGGGCACGCCTGGCTCTCGCTGGATGAGCACTGCCACCTGCACTACGAGATCTCGGTGGCGGGGCTGGGCCGCCCGGCCGATGGCACCATCAGCGCCCATCTCCATGGCGTGGCTGAGCTGGGCGAGATGGGCACCCGGCCCCACCAGCACAAGCGCCTGCTCAAGGGTTTCTACAGCACCGAG GCTCAGGGGGTGGTGAAGGACCTGGATGCtgacctgctgcagcacctgGCGCAGGGCACTGCCTTCCTGCAAGTCAGCACCAAAGCCCACCCTAATGGAGAAATGCGAGGACGG GTGCACATCCCCAACCAGTGCCATGCAGGAGGGACGCGCCTGGCCCCGGGGGAAGCCCTGGGGGAGGCCGAGCTCCCTGAGGGCACCAAGACCAGGGATCTGGAGCAGCTGAAGAAGGACCCCAACTCCTGCTTCTTTGAGGGGCAGCACCGGGCACACGGCACTCGCTGGGCACCTGACTATGACAAGAAGTGCTCCATCTGCAGCTGCCAG AAGCGCACGGTGATTTGCGACCCCATCCTGTGCCAGCCCCTCAACTGTACCCGCCAGGTGCACCCCGAGGAGCTGTGCTGCCCCATCTGCGAAG AGAAGAAGACtgggcaggaggagctgaagCTGGAGCGGGCACGGGACAGTAGTGAGG gCTGCTACTTCGATGGGGACAAGACATGGCGAGGCTCTGGCACCCGCTGGCACCCTGTTGTGCCCCCCTTCGGCCTCATCAAATGTGCCATCTGCACCTGCAAG GGCACCACGGGTGAAGTACACTGCGAGAAGGTGCAGTGCCCACGGCTCACTTGTGCCAACCCTGTGCGCGCCAGCCCCTCTGACTGCTGCAAGCAGTGCCCAG ccccagagaAGAGTGTCCCTGAGCTGGCCGACACCATGCAGGCGGATGGGCCACGGGCATGCCGCTTTGGGCGCCGCTGGTACCTCAACAATGAGAGCTGGCATCCCTCCGTGCCCCCCTTTGGAGAAATGAAGTGTATCCTGTGCTGGTGTGTG TCGGGGGAGACACACTGCCAGCGCCAGGAGTGCCccccagctgcctgcaccagcCCTGCCAGGAGGGACAACCCCTGCTGCGCCAAGTGCCGTG CCCCGGATGCCCCCGTGGATGCACAGGAGAAAGTTCATGAGGCCAGGGCAGAGGCACGGAGCCGCTGA
- the CHRD gene encoding chordin isoform X7: MRAALLLLLAVLLLLPGRAARPKLALPIRPDTDPLPPGGAAGCAFGGHFYALEETWHPDLGEPFGVMRCVICHCEPQRNRRGKPAGKVNCKNMKQDCPVPACPRATLLPGHCCHTCPKALPGPPEKSSALALDTFEYFQDKEDDLEKPYNDRSYLSSEGLARDDARTEFVALLTSGGSELWHPTSSAVAKARFTLLRSYLLFSISYERLGRPSRVRFSDPEGNVLFEHPVQKTAASEEGMLCGMWRTVSKANVQLLRGEQLRVSLVTRTQPSGEVHGHILKHRALFAETFSAILTSSDPTHLGAGGMAMLTLSDAENNLHFILMARGLLEPGAGGEESPSVPLRVRILHQGQTLREVHANITVEDPDFAEVLSELSARELQWLVQGQLRIVAETEGRHARQLAGTITTRRSCDTIQSVLCGADALLPTKTGAAGSAKLALHENGTLEYQVQVVGTASEVVGITLETKPRRKSKRNILFDMTPSYKDGLAWGTWQNPSARDAHMLLQNELFLNVATKDWAEGELRGQVISLPYSGLLARYTEMPVVLAGQLVSPPVGSGAGGHAWLSLDEHCHLHYEISVAGLGRPADGTISAHLHGVAELGEMGTRPHQHKRLLKGFYSTEAQGVVKDLDADLLQHLAQGTAFLQVSTKAHPNGEMRGRVHIPNQCHAGGTRLAPGEALGEAELPEGTKTRDLEQLKKDPNSCFFEGQHRAHGTRWAPDYDKKCSICSCQKRTVICDPILCQPLNCTRQVHPEELCCPICEEKKTGQEELKLERARDSSEGCYFDGDKTWRGSGTRWHPVVPPFGLIKCAICTCKGTTGEVHCEKVQCPRLTCANPVRASPSDCCKQCPAPEKSVPELADTMQADGPRACRFGRRWYLNNESWHPSVPPFGEMKCILCWCVSGETHCQRQECPPAACTSPARRDNPCCAKCRAPDAPVDAQEKVHEARAEARSR; encoded by the exons ATGCGCGCTgcgctgctcctgctgctcgccgtgctcctgctgctgcccggccgcgccgcccgccccaaGCTCGCCCTGCCCATCCGGCCCGACACGGACCCGCTGCCCCCCGGAGGGGCGGCAG GCTGCGCCTTCGGGGGTCACTTCTATGCCCTGGAGGAGACGTGGCACCCGGACCTGGGGGAGCCCTTCGGGGTCATGCGCTGCGTTATCTGCCACTGCGAGCCG CAGAGGAACCGCCGAGGGAAGCCAGCAGGAAAAGTGAACTGCAAGAACATGAAGCAGGACTGCCCGGTGCCAGCCTGCCCACGGGCCACGCTGCTGCCCGGGCACTGCTGCCACACCTGCCCCAAAG CTTTGCCAGGACCCCCAGAGAAGAGTTCTGCACTTGCCCTCGACACCTTCGAGTACTTCCAGGACAAGGAGGATGACCTGGAGAAGCCCTACAATGACCGCTCCTACCTCAGCTCCGAGGGGCTGGCCCGTGATGATGCCCGCACAG AGTTCGTGGCCTTGCTGACGAGCGGTGGCTCAGAGCTGTGGCACCCGACGTCCAGTGCGGTGGCCAAGGCTCGCTTCACCCTGCTGCGCTCCTACCTGCTCTTCTCCATCAGCTACGAGCG GCTGGGGCGGCCGAGCCGGGTGCGTTTCAGTGACCCTGAGGGCAATGTCTTGTTCGAACACCCCGTGCAGAAGACCGCTGCCTCCGAGGAGGGCATG CTCTGCGGGATGTGGAGGACAGTGTCCAAGGCCAACGTCCAGCTGCTGAGGGGGGAGCAGCTCCGAGTGTCCCTTGTCACCCGTACACAGCCCTCTGGAGAGGTCCATGGGCACATCCTCAAGCACCGGGCGCTCTTTGCTG AGACGTTCAGTGCCATCCTGACCTCATCGGACCCCACACACCTGGGTGCTGGGGGCATGGCCATGCTGACGCTGAGTGACGCAGAGAACAACCTGCACTTCATCCTCATGGCCCGGGGGCTGCTGGAGCCTGGTGCCGGGGGTGAGG AATCCCCCTCGGTTCCGCTGCGGGTGCGCATCTTGCACCAGGGCCAGACACTGCGGGAGGTCCATGCCAACATTACCGTGGAG GACCCTGACTTTGCGGAGGTGCTGAGCGAGCTCTCTGCCCGTGAGCTGCAGTGGTTGGTGCAGGGGCAGCTCCGCATCGTGGCTGAGACAGAGGGCCGGCACGCACGCCAGCTGGCAGGCACCATCACCACCCGCCGCAGCTGTGACA CCATACAAAGCGTGCTGTGTGGAGCAGATGCCTTGCTGCCAACCAAGACAGGGGCTGCAGGTTCGGCCAAGCTGGCACTGCACGAGAATGGCACCCTGGAGTACCAG GTGCAGGTGGTGGGCACTGCCAGTGAGGTGGTGGGCATCACGCTGGAGACCAAACCCCGGCGGAAGAGCAAGAGGAACATCCTGTTTGACATGACACCCAGCTACAAGGACGGGCTG GCCTGGGGCACCTGGCAGAACCCCAGTGCCCGCGATGCCCACATGCTGCTGCAGAATGAGCTCTTCCTCAACGTGGCCACCAAGGACTGGGCGGAGGGTGAGCTGCGGGGCCAAGTCATCTCCTTGCCCTACAGCGGGCTGCTTGCCCGCTACACAG AGATGCCCGTGGTGCTGGCGGGGCAGCTGGTGTCCCCCCCGGTGGGCAGCGGTGCGGGGGGGCACGCCTGGCTCTCGCTGGATGAGCACTGCCACCTGCACTACGAGATCTCGGTGGCGGGGCTGGGCCGCCCGGCCGATGGCACCATCAGCGCCCATCTCCATGGCGTGGCTGAGCTGGGCGAGATGGGCACCCGGCCCCACCAGCACAAGCGCCTGCTCAAGGGTTTCTACAGCACCGAG GCTCAGGGGGTGGTGAAGGACCTGGATGCtgacctgctgcagcacctgGCGCAGGGCACTGCCTTCCTGCAAGTCAGCACCAAAGCCCACCCTAATGGAGAAATGCGAGGACGG GTGCACATCCCCAACCAGTGCCATGCAGGAGGGACGCGCCTGGCCCCGGGGGAAGCCCTGGGGGAGGCCGAGCTCCCTGAGGGCACCAAGACCAGGGATCTGGAGCAGCTGAAGAAGGACCCCAACTCCTGCTTCTTTGAGGGGCAGCACCGGGCACACGGCACTCGCTGGGCACCTGACTATGACAAGAAGTGCTCCATCTGCAGCTGCCAG AAGCGCACGGTGATTTGCGACCCCATCCTGTGCCAGCCCCTCAACTGTACCCGCCAGGTGCACCCCGAGGAGCTGTGCTGCCCCATCTGCGAAG AGAAGAAGACtgggcaggaggagctgaagCTGGAGCGGGCACGGGACAGTAGTGAGG gCTGCTACTTCGATGGGGACAAGACATGGCGAGGCTCTGGCACCCGCTGGCACCCTGTTGTGCCCCCCTTCGGCCTCATCAAATGTGCCATCTGCACCTGCAAG GGCACCACGGGTGAAGTACACTGCGAGAAGGTGCAGTGCCCACGGCTCACTTGTGCCAACCCTGTGCGCGCCAGCCCCTCTGACTGCTGCAAGCAGTGCCCAG ccccagagaAGAGTGTCCCTGAGCTGGCCGACACCATGCAGGCGGATGGGCCACGGGCATGCCGCTTTGGGCGCCGCTGGTACCTCAACAATGAGAGCTGGCATCCCTCCGTGCCCCCCTTTGGAGAAATGAAGTGTATCCTGTGCTGGTGTGTG TCGGGGGAGACACACTGCCAGCGCCAGGAGTGCCccccagctgcctgcaccagcCCTGCCAGGAGGGACAACCCCTGCTGCGCCAAGTGCCGTG CCCCGGATGCCCCCGTGGATGCACAGGAGAAAGTTCATGAGGCCAGGGCAGAGGCACGGAGCCGCTGA
- the CHRD gene encoding chordin isoform X1 yields MSRFVRPLPATRTPVLAPHACTSLSSPFLASRIPLRVPRVVGTGTGSGIGSGLRAQREAGRCRPLSGAAAGGCPRPRGDRGDGGGGGGGVSAGCAFGGHFYALEETWHPDLGEPFGVMRCVICHCEPQRNRRGKPAGKVNCKNMKQDCPVPACPRATLLPGHCCHTCPKALPGPPEKSSALALDTFEYFQDKEDDLEKPYNDRSYLSSEGLARDDARTEFVALLTSGGSELWHPTSSAVAKARFTLLRSYLLFSISYERLGRPSRVRFSDPEGNVLFEHPVQKTAASEEGMPCRHPQLCGMWRTVSKANVQLLRGEQLRVSLVTRTQPSGEVHGHILKHRALFAETFSAILTSSDPTHLGAGGMAMLTLSDAENNLHFILMARGLLEPGAGGEESPSVPLRVRILHQGQTLREVHANITVEDPDFAEVLSELSARELQWLVQGQLRIVAETEGRHARQLAGTITTRRSCDTIQSVLCGADALLPTKTGAAGSAKLALHENGTLEYQVQVVGTASEVVGITLETKPRRKSKRNILFDMTPSYKDGLAWGTWQNPSARDAHMLLQNELFLNVATKDWAEGELRGQVISLPYSGLLARYTEMPVVLAGQLVSPPVGSGAGGHAWLSLDEHCHLHYEISVAGLGRPADGTISAHLHGVAELGEMGTRPHQHKRLLKGFYSTEAQGVVKDLDADLLQHLAQGTAFLQVSTKAHPNGEMRGRVHIPNQCHAGGTRLAPGEALGEAELPEGTKTRDLEQLKKDPNSCFFEGQHRAHGTRWAPDYDKKCSICSCQKRTVICDPILCQPLNCTRQVHPEELCCPICEEKKTGQEELKLERARDSSEGCYFDGDKTWRGSGTRWHPVVPPFGLIKCAICTCKGTTGEVHCEKVQCPRLTCANPVRASPSDCCKQCPAPEKSVPELADTMQADGPRACRFGRRWYLNNESWHPSVPPFGEMKCILCWCVSGETHCQRQECPPAACTSPARRDNPCCAKCRAPDAPVDAQEKVHEARAEARSR; encoded by the exons ATGTCCCGCTTCGTCCGCCCCCTCCCCGCCACCCGCACCCCCGTCCTTGCACCGCATGCCTgcacctccctttcctccccttttcttgCATCGCGCATCCCGCTCCGGGTCCCCCGGGTGGTCGGGACCGGCACCGGGAGCGGGATCGGGAGCGGTCTCCGTGCCCAGCGGGAGGCGGGGCGGTGCCGGCCGCTGTCAGGGGCTGCGGCAGGGGGGTGTCCGCGCCCCAGAGGTGACCGGGGCGACGGTGGTGGTGGCGGCGGTGGGGTCTCCGCAGGCTGCGCCTTCGGGGGTCACTTCTATGCCCTGGAGGAGACGTGGCACCCGGACCTGGGGGAGCCCTTCGGGGTCATGCGCTGCGTTATCTGCCACTGCGAGCCG CAGAGGAACCGCCGAGGGAAGCCAGCAGGAAAAGTGAACTGCAAGAACATGAAGCAGGACTGCCCGGTGCCAGCCTGCCCACGGGCCACGCTGCTGCCCGGGCACTGCTGCCACACCTGCCCCAAAG CTTTGCCAGGACCCCCAGAGAAGAGTTCTGCACTTGCCCTCGACACCTTCGAGTACTTCCAGGACAAGGAGGATGACCTGGAGAAGCCCTACAATGACCGCTCCTACCTCAGCTCCGAGGGGCTGGCCCGTGATGATGCCCGCACAG AGTTCGTGGCCTTGCTGACGAGCGGTGGCTCAGAGCTGTGGCACCCGACGTCCAGTGCGGTGGCCAAGGCTCGCTTCACCCTGCTGCGCTCCTACCTGCTCTTCTCCATCAGCTACGAGCG GCTGGGGCGGCCGAGCCGGGTGCGTTTCAGTGACCCTGAGGGCAATGTCTTGTTCGAACACCCCGTGCAGAAGACCGCTGCCTCCGAGGAGGGCATG CCCTGCCGTCACCCGCAGCTCTGCGGGATGTGGAGGACAGTGTCCAAGGCCAACGTCCAGCTGCTGAGGGGGGAGCAGCTCCGAGTGTCCCTTGTCACCCGTACACAGCCCTCTGGAGAGGTCCATGGGCACATCCTCAAGCACCGGGCGCTCTTTGCTG AGACGTTCAGTGCCATCCTGACCTCATCGGACCCCACACACCTGGGTGCTGGGGGCATGGCCATGCTGACGCTGAGTGACGCAGAGAACAACCTGCACTTCATCCTCATGGCCCGGGGGCTGCTGGAGCCTGGTGCCGGGGGTGAGG AATCCCCCTCGGTTCCGCTGCGGGTGCGCATCTTGCACCAGGGCCAGACACTGCGGGAGGTCCATGCCAACATTACCGTGGAG GACCCTGACTTTGCGGAGGTGCTGAGCGAGCTCTCTGCCCGTGAGCTGCAGTGGTTGGTGCAGGGGCAGCTCCGCATCGTGGCTGAGACAGAGGGCCGGCACGCACGCCAGCTGGCAGGCACCATCACCACCCGCCGCAGCTGTGACA CCATACAAAGCGTGCTGTGTGGAGCAGATGCCTTGCTGCCAACCAAGACAGGGGCTGCAGGTTCGGCCAAGCTGGCACTGCACGAGAATGGCACCCTGGAGTACCAG GTGCAGGTGGTGGGCACTGCCAGTGAGGTGGTGGGCATCACGCTGGAGACCAAACCCCGGCGGAAGAGCAAGAGGAACATCCTGTTTGACATGACACCCAGCTACAAGGACGGGCTG GCCTGGGGCACCTGGCAGAACCCCAGTGCCCGCGATGCCCACATGCTGCTGCAGAATGAGCTCTTCCTCAACGTGGCCACCAAGGACTGGGCGGAGGGTGAGCTGCGGGGCCAAGTCATCTCCTTGCCCTACAGCGGGCTGCTTGCCCGCTACACAG AGATGCCCGTGGTGCTGGCGGGGCAGCTGGTGTCCCCCCCGGTGGGCAGCGGTGCGGGGGGGCACGCCTGGCTCTCGCTGGATGAGCACTGCCACCTGCACTACGAGATCTCGGTGGCGGGGCTGGGCCGCCCGGCCGATGGCACCATCAGCGCCCATCTCCATGGCGTGGCTGAGCTGGGCGAGATGGGCACCCGGCCCCACCAGCACAAGCGCCTGCTCAAGGGTTTCTACAGCACCGAG GCTCAGGGGGTGGTGAAGGACCTGGATGCtgacctgctgcagcacctgGCGCAGGGCACTGCCTTCCTGCAAGTCAGCACCAAAGCCCACCCTAATGGAGAAATGCGAGGACGG GTGCACATCCCCAACCAGTGCCATGCAGGAGGGACGCGCCTGGCCCCGGGGGAAGCCCTGGGGGAGGCCGAGCTCCCTGAGGGCACCAAGACCAGGGATCTGGAGCAGCTGAAGAAGGACCCCAACTCCTGCTTCTTTGAGGGGCAGCACCGGGCACACGGCACTCGCTGGGCACCTGACTATGACAAGAAGTGCTCCATCTGCAGCTGCCAG AAGCGCACGGTGATTTGCGACCCCATCCTGTGCCAGCCCCTCAACTGTACCCGCCAGGTGCACCCCGAGGAGCTGTGCTGCCCCATCTGCGAAG AGAAGAAGACtgggcaggaggagctgaagCTGGAGCGGGCACGGGACAGTAGTGAGG gCTGCTACTTCGATGGGGACAAGACATGGCGAGGCTCTGGCACCCGCTGGCACCCTGTTGTGCCCCCCTTCGGCCTCATCAAATGTGCCATCTGCACCTGCAAG GGCACCACGGGTGAAGTACACTGCGAGAAGGTGCAGTGCCCACGGCTCACTTGTGCCAACCCTGTGCGCGCCAGCCCCTCTGACTGCTGCAAGCAGTGCCCAG ccccagagaAGAGTGTCCCTGAGCTGGCCGACACCATGCAGGCGGATGGGCCACGGGCATGCCGCTTTGGGCGCCGCTGGTACCTCAACAATGAGAGCTGGCATCCCTCCGTGCCCCCCTTTGGAGAAATGAAGTGTATCCTGTGCTGGTGTGTG TCGGGGGAGACACACTGCCAGCGCCAGGAGTGCCccccagctgcctgcaccagcCCTGCCAGGAGGGACAACCCCTGCTGCGCCAAGTGCCGTG CCCCGGATGCCCCCGTGGATGCACAGGAGAAAGTTCATGAGGCCAGGGCAGAGGCACGGAGCCGCTGA